The Parvibaculaceae bacterium PLY_AMNH_Bact1 genome window below encodes:
- a CDS encoding GNAT family protein (Derived by automated computational analysis using gene prediction method: Protein Homology.), whose translation MGDSVGAVYSGKGELNELGQPIGMALPDWSPASFPPHTRMEGYFCRLDPLDEEAHTRDLFDAFALDREGRNWTYLPHGPFPEYPAFEKFMAAICRQDDMQFYAIVDRRSDKAVGVASYLRVKPKAGSIEVGHLVFSPLLQRRPAATEAMYLMMRRAFTELGYRRYEWKCDVLNAASRQAAMRLGFRFEGTFRQANVYKGRDRDTAWFSLLDREWQELDPAYKEWLDGVRRSPDGQQNESLSLAIKRHRGDTDLSEL comes from the coding sequence ATGGGGGACAGTGTTGGTGCGGTCTATAGCGGCAAGGGTGAGCTAAACGAGTTGGGGCAGCCTATTGGAATGGCTCTCCCGGATTGGTCACCTGCTTCTTTCCCACCGCATACCCGGATGGAAGGGTATTTTTGTCGACTTGATCCACTGGATGAGGAAGCACATACGCGTGATTTGTTTGATGCGTTTGCGCTGGACCGCGAGGGGCGCAACTGGACCTATCTTCCTCACGGTCCCTTTCCGGAATACCCCGCCTTTGAGAAGTTCATGGCGGCGATTTGTCGACAAGACGACATGCAGTTCTATGCAATCGTTGATCGTCGTTCTGATAAAGCGGTTGGTGTTGCAAGCTATCTGAGGGTCAAACCAAAGGCAGGGTCGATCGAGGTCGGGCATCTGGTTTTTTCACCCCTCCTGCAAAGGCGTCCGGCTGCGACAGAGGCGATGTATCTGATGATGCGGCGCGCCTTCACGGAACTTGGCTATCGTCGCTATGAATGGAAATGCGATGTGCTCAATGCCGCCTCACGTCAGGCTGCAATGCGGTTGGGTTTTCGGTTTGAGGGTACGTTCAGACAAGCGAATGTCTATAAAGGCAGAGACAGAGATACAGCCTGGTTCTCTCTCCTCGATCGGGAGTGGCAGGAGCTCGACCCCGCGTACAAGGAATGGCTGGACGGTGTGAGAAGGTCGCCCGATGGCCAGCAAAATGAGTCGTTGAGCCTGGCGATCAAGAGGCACCGTGGGGACACAGACTTGAGCGAGTTGTAG
- a CDS encoding TetR/AcrR family transcriptional regulator (Derived by automated computational analysis using gene prediction method: Protein Homology.), producing the protein MPKIVDHDARRRELIEASWQVIATEGLEGVTMRKIASQAGCTTGRLTHYFADREALILASLRASYDVTGDRARSSIANDTDNKAKLMRFAEEMLPADEERLREWKVWIAFWSAATVDKTLAAENDTRHEAWADELADLIKDAAPSANASQEADLLIGLINGVGLHAAVHPTKENLDRARGLLRRHIEQVVD; encoded by the coding sequence ATGCCGAAAATAGTTGATCATGATGCGCGACGACGGGAGCTGATAGAGGCCAGTTGGCAAGTGATCGCCACCGAAGGCCTGGAAGGCGTCACCATGCGCAAAATTGCGAGCCAGGCCGGCTGCACCACGGGACGGCTCACCCACTATTTTGCAGACAGAGAAGCGCTGATCTTGGCCTCACTCAGAGCGTCCTACGATGTGACCGGTGACCGCGCCCGCTCAAGCATTGCAAACGATACCGACAACAAAGCAAAGCTCATGCGCTTTGCTGAAGAAATGCTACCGGCTGACGAAGAGCGGCTGCGTGAATGGAAAGTCTGGATTGCGTTCTGGAGTGCCGCAACCGTCGACAAGACCCTCGCCGCTGAAAATGACACACGCCACGAAGCTTGGGCAGACGAACTTGCCGACCTCATCAAGGACGCCGCGCCATCAGCGAATGCGAGCCAGGAAGCAGATCTTCTGATCGGATTGATCAATGGCGTGGGGCTACACGCAGCGGTTCATCCCACCAAAGAAAACCTGGACCGCGCCCGCGGGCTTCTTCGGCGTCACATTGAACAGGTAGTTGACTGA
- a CDS encoding cytochrome P450 (Derived by automated computational analysis using gene prediction method: Protein Homology. GO_function: GO:0005506 - iron ion binding [Evidence IEA]; GO_function: GO:0016705 - oxidoreductase activity, acting on paired donors, with incorporation or reduction of molecular oxygen [Evidence IEA]; GO_function: GO:0020037 - heme binding [Evidence IEA]) gives MSQSAVLDRETADFDPNTIPLEKLDMSDGDYYQNQQHWALFDRLRKEDPVHFCDSDIIGRYWSITRYEDIVAVDTNHKQFSSEPSIFLTTLENELRSQENNFNPETFIAMDQPKHDVQRKAVTPAVAPPALAELEPLIRERVGKVLDSLPVGETFNWVEKVSIEITTQMLATLFDFPFEDRRKLTYWSDITTADPVTLEEYGLTEDERREHLLECLETFGRLYAERAELPPTNDFISLMAHNPAMKDMDPMNLLGNLILLIVGGNDTTRNSMSGGVLALHNHPDQFAKLKADPSIIPNMVSEIIRWQTPLAYMRRTALEDVEFRGKTIKKGDKVAMWYVSGNRDDSVIDRPNEFLIDRPKARQHLSFGFGIHRCMGNRVGEMQVRILWEEILKRFDRVEVVGEPKRLHSSFVMGITDLPVIVHPL, from the coding sequence ATGTCGCAATCGGCCGTGCTTGATCGGGAAACCGCAGATTTTGATCCCAATACCATTCCGCTTGAAAAGCTGGATATGTCGGATGGGGATTATTACCAGAACCAACAGCACTGGGCGCTGTTTGATCGTCTGCGGAAAGAGGACCCAGTCCACTTCTGTGACAGCGACATTATCGGTCGGTACTGGTCCATCACACGCTACGAAGACATCGTTGCCGTGGATACGAACCACAAGCAGTTCTCTTCTGAGCCATCGATCTTTCTGACCACGTTGGAGAATGAACTCCGGTCTCAGGAAAACAATTTTAATCCTGAGACATTCATCGCGATGGATCAGCCAAAGCATGATGTGCAACGCAAGGCAGTTACGCCTGCTGTTGCGCCGCCCGCTCTTGCAGAACTAGAGCCGCTCATCCGCGAGCGCGTTGGTAAGGTGCTGGACAGCCTGCCTGTCGGTGAGACGTTCAACTGGGTGGAGAAAGTCTCCATCGAAATCACCACGCAGATGCTTGCCACGCTTTTCGATTTCCCGTTCGAGGATCGTCGGAAGCTGACCTATTGGTCTGATATCACGACTGCTGATCCGGTGACTCTGGAAGAATATGGCCTGACGGAAGATGAGCGCCGCGAGCACCTTTTGGAATGCCTGGAGACATTTGGTCGGCTCTATGCGGAGCGGGCAGAATTGCCACCAACCAATGATTTCATCTCACTCATGGCACATAACCCCGCCATGAAAGATATGGACCCGATGAACCTTCTCGGGAACCTCATCCTTCTTATCGTTGGCGGCAATGATACGACGCGGAATTCTATGTCTGGTGGTGTGCTCGCACTCCACAATCACCCTGACCAGTTTGCGAAACTGAAAGCGGATCCGTCGATCATTCCGAATATGGTTTCTGAGATCATCCGCTGGCAGACACCGCTTGCTTATATGCGTCGTACTGCGCTGGAAGATGTCGAGTTCCGTGGCAAAACCATCAAAAAGGGCGACAAGGTTGCCATGTGGTATGTCTCGGGCAATCGTGATGACAGCGTCATCGACCGGCCGAATGAATTCCTGATTGATCGCCCTAAAGCACGTCAGCATCTGTCTTTCGGTTTCGGCATTCACCGTTGCATGGGCAACCGTGTGGGTGAGATGCAGGTTCGGATTCTCTGGGAAGAAATCCTGAAGCGCTTTGATCGTGTTGAAGTCGTGGGTGAGCCAAAGCGGCTTCACTCTAGCTTTGTGATGGGGATCACCGATCTTCCGGTGATTGTGCATCCGCTCTAA
- a CDS encoding sterol desaturase family protein (Derived by automated computational analysis using gene prediction method: Protein Homology.), which translates to MLDFLQGLLAIRDVDQIGILLVLLLGEVALTWVLRRKFYEMSDTLCSVAMGLFYAASIALAAGTVLLTFYWVHQFAFFDIDWTSSVLLIAAAYVFVDFLFYWYHRAIHEVRLGWAAHVNHHSSQQYNVGTALRASFAEAWIEPVFMIPALLIGINPIMVIALLSLNHLYQYWLHTRHIGKLGPLEYVMNTPSNHRVHHGSNLQYCDRNYGGTFIIWDRLFGTYEVEDEEVVYGIRHQLDTHNPIKATFHEWIALGRDIRSSGSLKNALGHLFQPPGWAPDGKGELTRDLQAEMRASVNK; encoded by the coding sequence ATGTTGGACTTTCTGCAGGGGCTATTGGCCATCCGGGATGTTGATCAGATCGGAATCCTCCTGGTGTTGTTGCTGGGTGAGGTGGCGCTGACATGGGTGTTGCGGCGCAAATTCTACGAGATGTCCGATACGTTGTGCTCAGTGGCGATGGGGCTCTTTTATGCTGCCAGCATAGCTTTGGCAGCCGGAACGGTTCTGCTGACATTCTATTGGGTGCATCAATTTGCCTTCTTCGACATTGACTGGACGAGCAGCGTTCTGCTGATCGCGGCGGCCTATGTCTTTGTCGACTTCCTGTTCTATTGGTATCACCGGGCGATCCATGAAGTGCGTCTTGGATGGGCGGCGCATGTGAACCATCACTCCAGTCAGCAGTATAATGTGGGGACAGCGCTCAGAGCGTCTTTCGCAGAAGCTTGGATCGAGCCGGTTTTCATGATCCCTGCGCTTCTCATTGGCATCAACCCAATCATGGTGATTGCTCTTCTCTCGCTCAATCATCTCTACCAGTATTGGTTGCACACCCGGCATATCGGCAAGCTCGGACCGCTTGAATATGTGATGAACACGCCGTCCAACCACCGGGTGCATCACGGGTCCAACCTGCAATATTGCGACCGCAACTATGGTGGGACCTTCATCATCTGGGACCGCCTCTTTGGCACTTATGAGGTTGAGGACGAAGAGGTTGTTTATGGCATTCGCCATCAGCTCGACACGCATAATCCAATCAAGGCGACTTTCCATGAGTGGATTGCTTTGGGCCGAGACATCAGATCTTCCGGGTCGCTAAAGAACGCACTGGGGCATTTGTTTCAACCTCCGGGCTGGGCGCCGGATGGGAAGGGTGAGCTCACCCGTGACCTTCAGGCCGAGATGCGTGCCTCGGTCAACAAATAG
- a CDS encoding cytochrome P450 (Derived by automated computational analysis using gene prediction method: Protein Homology. GO_function: GO:0005506 - iron ion binding [Evidence IEA]; GO_function: GO:0016705 - oxidoreductase activity, acting on paired donors, with incorporation or reduction of molecular oxygen [Evidence IEA]; GO_function: GO:0020037 - heme binding [Evidence IEA]) — protein MSQAAVKEDQQTFDPYAIPIEELDIAQPEYFSNQQHWALFERLRKEDPVHKAHSEELGDYWSVTRYQDIMHVDTNHQIFSSEPTIVLPDLEEDFAPEMFIAMDQPKHDIQRKVVSPAVAPPALAELEGLIRERVGKVLDSLPVGETFNWVDKVSIEITTQMLATLFDFPFEERRKLTFWSDVTTAGPDGGDTGLDEDERRAELLVCLETFSKLLAERAAQPPKPDFISMMAHDPQMSKQQPFELLGNLMLLIVGGNDTTRNSMSGGVLALNQNPAEYAKLKADPSLIPNMVSEIIRWQTPLAYMRRTALEDTELGGKQIKKGDKLAMWYISGNRDDAAIDRPNEFLIDRPNARKHLSFGFGIHRCMGNRLAEMQIRILWEEILKRFEKVEVVGKETRANSIFVHGITDLPVRVHPL, from the coding sequence ATGTCCCAGGCTGCCGTGAAAGAAGATCAACAGACATTTGATCCCTACGCGATCCCCATTGAGGAACTCGATATCGCGCAGCCGGAATATTTCTCCAATCAGCAGCATTGGGCGCTGTTTGAGCGGCTTCGGAAAGAGGATCCTGTTCACAAGGCTCACTCGGAAGAGCTCGGCGATTACTGGTCAGTTACGCGCTACCAGGACATCATGCACGTGGATACGAACCACCAGATTTTCTCATCTGAGCCGACCATTGTGTTGCCGGATCTGGAAGAGGATTTCGCGCCTGAAATGTTCATCGCGATGGATCAACCAAAGCACGACATTCAGCGCAAAGTAGTGTCGCCTGCTGTTGCGCCACCAGCGCTGGCAGAGCTAGAAGGCCTGATCCGTGAGCGGGTCGGCAAAGTGCTCGACAGCCTGCCTGTTGGTGAGACATTCAACTGGGTTGATAAAGTCTCCATTGAAATCACCACCCAAATGCTCGCGACTTTATTCGACTTCCCGTTTGAAGAGCGGCGCAAACTGACCTTCTGGTCGGACGTGACAACAGCTGGTCCAGACGGTGGTGACACTGGATTGGATGAAGATGAGCGTCGGGCGGAACTTCTTGTCTGTCTCGAAACCTTCTCCAAATTGTTGGCCGAGCGTGCTGCTCAGCCTCCGAAGCCTGACTTCATTTCGATGATGGCTCATGACCCGCAGATGTCGAAGCAACAACCGTTTGAACTTCTCGGCAATCTGATGTTGTTGATCGTTGGTGGCAATGACACAACCCGGAACTCCATGTCCGGCGGTGTCCTCGCTCTCAATCAGAACCCAGCCGAATATGCCAAGTTGAAAGCTGATCCTTCGCTGATCCCGAACATGGTGTCAGAGATCATTCGCTGGCAGACGCCGCTTGCCTACATGCGCCGGACAGCGTTGGAAGACACGGAGCTTGGCGGCAAGCAGATCAAGAAGGGCGACAAGCTTGCTATGTGGTACATTTCGGGTAACCGGGATGATGCCGCTATTGATCGTCCAAACGAATTCCTGATTGACCGCCCGAATGCGCGGAAGCACCTTTCCTTCGGGTTCGGTATTCACCGTTGCATGGGTAACCGTCTTGCTGAAATGCAGATCCGTATCCTGTGGGAAGAAATTCTGAAGCGCTTCGAGAAGGTTGAAGTTGTTGGTAAAGAGACTCGCGCCAATTCAATCTTCGTGCATGGCATCACTGACCTGCCGGTTCGGGTACATCCGCTCTAA
- a CDS encoding hypothetical protein (Derived by automated computational analysis using gene prediction method: GeneMarkS-2+.) codes for MGSFRPIHIEIDRYRLEDVYAFSTAFPHEEGGRDPIGRMGGNVSRLGDKMLDRFFVTNGELLLSA; via the coding sequence ATGGGTTCGTTCCGACCAATACATATTGAGATTGACCGGTACAGACTGGAGGATGTCTATGCCTTTTCCACCGCCTTCCCCCATGAAGAAGGCGGCCGCGACCCTATCGGACGAATGGGCGGCAATGTCAGCCGCCTAGGTGACAAAATGCTGGATCGCTTCTTTGTCACCAATGGGGAGCTTTTGCTATCGGCCTGA
- a CDS encoding nuclear transport factor 2 family protein (Derived by automated computational analysis using gene prediction method: Protein Homology.) has product MSNSQMSDHPFIQEFREVWSNPTLEDLMAPLREDVTLIQPLAEPLHGKKAARKAFRKILTRFPGLQGEVHGGLGSANHVFIDWTMIVPIGRGEQRLPVIDKVTLVDGQVKERVAYFDPSPLFGPIARSPKTLARHLLSAFR; this is encoded by the coding sequence ATGAGCAATTCCCAGATGAGCGACCACCCCTTTATTCAGGAGTTTCGGGAGGTTTGGAGCAATCCAACGCTTGAGGACCTTATGGCGCCTCTGCGCGAAGATGTAACGCTGATCCAGCCACTCGCAGAACCCCTCCACGGAAAAAAAGCAGCGCGCAAAGCCTTTCGCAAAATTCTGACACGGTTCCCAGGGCTACAAGGTGAGGTTCATGGGGGCCTCGGAAGCGCCAATCATGTCTTTATAGACTGGACAATGATCGTGCCGATTGGTCGCGGAGAACAACGCTTGCCCGTGATCGACAAGGTCACCTTGGTTGATGGACAGGTGAAAGAGCGGGTCGCCTATTTCGATCCCTCCCCCCTATTTGGTCCGATAGCGCGCAGCCCCAAAACTCTTGCCCGTCACCTGCTCTCAGCGTTCCGCTAG
- a CDS encoding cytochrome P450 (Derived by automated computational analysis using gene prediction method: Protein Homology. GO_function: GO:0005506 - iron ion binding [Evidence IEA]; GO_function: GO:0016705 - oxidoreductase activity, acting on paired donors, with incorporation or reduction of molecular oxygen [Evidence IEA]; GO_function: GO:0020037 - heme binding [Evidence IEA]), whose protein sequence is MSQAAVKTEESVIPDPYSLPLDEIDMGKAALYPAQAHWAYFERLRKEDPVHFCESEEFGPYWSITKFNDIVHVDTHHKQFSSEPQIVIGDAVDFQPPMFIAMDQPKHDVQRKVVTPAVSPVQLSEVEPMIRKRVGDVLDSLPVGETFNWVDLVSIELTTQMLATLFDFPFEERRKLTYWSDISASGPQVGDDSMTEEFRLQELTKCLEEFNALWQERKAQPRKNDFISLMAHHPDMQDMDPMEYLGNLMLLIVGGNDTTRNSMSGGVVALNQNPAEYDKLRADPSLIPNMVSEIIRWQTPLAHMRRNALEDVELGGKTIKKGDKVVMWYISGNRDDEVIDRPDDFIIDRPKARHHVSFGFGIHRCMGNRLAEMQIKILWEEILKRFSNVELVGEPVRVTSNFVMGYSDLPVKLHVK, encoded by the coding sequence ATGAGCCAAGCTGCCGTAAAAACAGAAGAGAGTGTTATTCCTGATCCCTATTCCCTTCCGTTGGACGAGATTGATATGGGGAAAGCTGCGCTCTATCCAGCGCAAGCGCATTGGGCCTATTTTGAACGGCTTCGGAAGGAAGACCCGGTTCATTTCTGCGAGTCAGAAGAATTCGGGCCCTATTGGTCGATCACGAAGTTCAACGACATTGTTCATGTGGACACGCATCACAAGCAGTTCTCTTCCGAACCGCAGATTGTGATTGGTGATGCGGTTGATTTCCAACCCCCCATGTTCATTGCCATGGACCAGCCAAAACATGACGTGCAACGCAAGGTTGTCACACCAGCTGTGTCGCCCGTGCAGCTCTCAGAAGTCGAGCCGATGATCCGGAAGCGCGTTGGCGATGTTCTGGATAGCCTGCCTGTTGGTGAGACGTTCAACTGGGTGGACCTTGTGTCGATTGAGTTGACGACGCAGATGCTTGCAACCCTGTTTGATTTTCCGTTCGAAGAGCGCCGGAAACTGACCTATTGGTCAGATATTTCCGCGTCGGGTCCTCAGGTGGGCGACGATTCCATGACGGAAGAGTTTCGCCTGCAGGAGCTCACAAAGTGCCTTGAGGAATTCAATGCCCTTTGGCAGGAGCGCAAAGCGCAGCCACGCAAGAACGACTTCATCTCCCTGATGGCACACCATCCTGACATGCAGGACATGGACCCGATGGAATATCTCGGGAACCTGATGCTGTTGATTGTGGGGGGCAATGACACGACCAGGAATTCCATGTCTGGCGGTGTCGTGGCGCTCAACCAAAACCCAGCAGAGTATGACAAGCTGCGGGCAGACCCATCCTTGATCCCGAATATGGTGTCAGAGATCATTCGCTGGCAGACGCCGCTTGCTCACATGCGCCGCAATGCGCTTGAAGATGTTGAGCTTGGTGGGAAGACCATCAAGAAGGGCGACAAGGTTGTCATGTGGTACATCTCGGGCAACCGGGATGACGAGGTGATCGATCGTCCGGACGATTTCATCATCGACCGGCCAAAAGCGCGTCACCATGTTTCCTTCGGATTTGGTATCCACCGCTGTATGGGTAACCGGTTGGCGGAAATGCAGATCAAAATCCTGTGGGAGGAAATCCTGAAACGCTTCAGCAATGTTGAGCTGGTTGGCGAGCCGGTCCGTGTGACATCCAACTTTGTCATGGGGTATTCGGATTTGCCGGTCAAATTGCACGTAAAATAG
- a CDS encoding alpha/beta hydrolase (Derived by automated computational analysis using gene prediction method: Protein Homology.) encodes MRRFFLYSIVGLVAAIFILGLVFLRGLSDFDLSGYVQNEIMFETDQGVLSGTLVLPDGVSHPPIVLFVHGDGPQDRYSSDGYLVPMRLLLEAGIGVFSWDKPGVGVSEGNWLHQSMSDRAREADAALRAVQQLGYVDATKVGFLGFSQAGWVVPEAVGPGSPAAFAILVGGAVNWEEQGAYYGRQRRARETPRVTMSPERLAFVERNREADARGALSRVAVPFLGLYGSGDLNVDPVADSETYRQLVAPLREENEIVVVPQATHGLLRAPLFNYQLVSQWPGWLPAVYVLAGRYAFAPGVWHDMADWIHSVVPAEQ; translated from the coding sequence GTGCGTCGCTTTTTCCTCTATTCCATTGTCGGCCTGGTCGCGGCAATTTTCATCTTGGGTCTGGTCTTCCTGCGCGGGCTTTCTGACTTTGACCTGTCTGGATATGTCCAGAATGAGATCATGTTCGAAACCGATCAGGGTGTACTTTCGGGGACGCTTGTTCTTCCTGACGGTGTAAGCCACCCTCCCATTGTGTTGTTTGTTCACGGAGATGGACCACAGGACAGGTATTCGAGCGATGGGTACCTGGTGCCGATGCGCCTTCTTCTCGAAGCTGGCATCGGGGTGTTCTCTTGGGACAAACCGGGCGTTGGGGTGAGCGAAGGTAACTGGCTTCATCAATCCATGAGTGACCGTGCACGCGAAGCCGATGCGGCTCTCCGCGCCGTCCAACAACTCGGCTATGTGGATGCGACCAAGGTGGGTTTTCTCGGCTTTTCGCAAGCTGGTTGGGTTGTGCCGGAGGCGGTGGGCCCGGGCTCGCCCGCCGCCTTTGCGATTTTAGTTGGTGGGGCTGTGAACTGGGAAGAGCAGGGTGCCTATTATGGCCGTCAAAGACGTGCACGGGAAACCCCGCGTGTAACGATGTCGCCGGAGCGTTTGGCCTTTGTGGAACGAAACCGGGAAGCAGACGCGAGGGGTGCGCTCTCCAGAGTCGCTGTGCCTTTTCTCGGACTCTATGGTTCAGGTGACTTGAATGTTGACCCGGTGGCGGATTCTGAAACCTATCGTCAGCTTGTTGCGCCTTTGCGGGAAGAAAATGAGATTGTGGTCGTGCCGCAGGCTACCCACGGGCTATTGCGGGCACCGCTCTTCAACTACCAGCTTGTGTCGCAATGGCCGGGTTGGCTTCCGGCTGTGTACGTGTTGGCCGGCCGCTATGCTTTTGCTCCAGGTGTTTGGCATGACATGGCTGACTGGATTCACTCAGTGGTTCCAGCTGAGCAATAA
- a CDS encoding 2Fe-2S iron-sulfur cluster-binding protein (Derived by automated computational analysis using gene prediction method: Protein Homology. GO_function: GO:0009055 - electron transfer activity [Evidence IEA]; GO_function: GO:0051536 - iron-sulfur cluster binding [Evidence IEA]) produces the protein MVQVTYIEHNGTTHEVDATEGHSLMEVAIEKMIPGIDGDCGGACACATCHVFVDEAWLAKTGQKDDMETSMLEFAEGIEANSRLACQIKASADLDGIVVRIPESQH, from the coding sequence TTGGTCCAGGTTACTTATATCGAGCATAATGGGACGACCCATGAAGTGGATGCGACTGAGGGTCACTCCTTGATGGAGGTCGCGATTGAAAAAATGATCCCTGGAATTGACGGGGATTGTGGTGGGGCCTGCGCCTGCGCGACGTGCCATGTCTTTGTTGATGAAGCGTGGCTCGCCAAGACCGGACAAAAAGACGATATGGAAACCAGCATGCTCGAGTTTGCTGAAGGCATAGAAGCCAATAGCCGCCTTGCCTGTCAGATTAAGGCGTCTGCTGATCTTGATGGCATCGTTGTCCGCATACCTGAATCACAGCATTAA